Part of the Falco cherrug isolate bFalChe1 chromosome 6, bFalChe1.pri, whole genome shotgun sequence genome is shown below.
GAGCtatggaggaggaaaggaattGCCAAGTCCCCACACAAACTCTGAAGaagtgtttaagaggcattttaCCTGAACCACAGAGAAATGCATCATAGCCTGCCTCATGAGGACATTTCTTCTCAGCTGTAAGTGTccagcaaaaacaaaaaggaatgaaCACCTTTAGCACACTGAGTATACTGCTCCACTGCAGAATCCTAACATTCATAAGATCCACTGTTGTGTTTTGGAGGTGTGTGTCCCCTCTCAGCAGTCTCCTTCCTCGCCCTCAAACCTTTACACCCAACAAAGTCTATGCTTCTGCCAcgcattttaaaattataccaACACAAAGGCAGCAGTTACATGAATGTCTGAAAAGCTTAGTGAGATGACCATTAAAAAAACTGTAGCTTTTATAAGGATCTAAAGAAAACTGTGTTGTATATGTTATTGATGGTATGGGAACCATTTCAATACAGAGCAGGCCCTGCACTGCAGGACACCTTGCTGCCATGAGAAGCCACGAAATGTCTGCCTTGCAGCCAGTATCACACCACATACTGAACACAACCTCCTGTACATGAACCACTGAGCTTCTGCTACTTTCCAGGACCTCCCTGCCTTTAAGCTCCTACTACTTTCCATTCTAGGactgctgcttcccacctccCCTTGCCCCTTCCAAGCCCAACTTAGCAACATGATGTAAACCTGCCCTACATTACCCTCAGCAGCTACCAGGGACATGCAGAATACATGACATTTTGGGAGCCCAGGCTTTGGGTCTGGACAAAAATGTGTGCAAATTCAGTAGACCCACTGGCACTCACTCATGCCTTGCATGTGGATATCCACAGGGTACAACAAACCCCTTTTTAGCTACCTGACTTTGAAGATCTGCTTACGAACATACCATATCTTGAGCAGTCACTTGCAGGAGTTATCACTGGGCATGCTGAATCTTTGGAATTCAGGTTGCTGCTGAAGACAAGTGGGTGTATAAGATTTTTGCCTTTCCTCAGTACGTTATAGACAAGTTACTGTTCTCTAGTGACCTCTGActtcacttcagaaaaagctaCTGAAGACTTTAAAAGGAACTTCGGTAGTATTCTATGAAAAGGCTAGGATACTTGAAAACTAACTCTTAAATACTTCCTCAGTCTCTTCCCCTAGTCAAACCTTCTAAGCTGCAAATCTGCTCTAACTGCATACAAAAAGTGTCAGCCAAACTAAAAATCAATGGAAAACTCCAAGGAAAGGAGGTGACTAGATGGTTCTGAAATTGCGTTCATGTCAAATTtgctaagaaaagcaaaattttgccAGTTTCCCCTCATCCCTCTATTCCCAAGAAGGAGATACAAAATTAGTGCTTATAAATATAGTACTGGGATTctgaggtgttttttctttgtttgtttttagcaaTTTATCTACAAGggaagcacaaaaccaaaaaaaaacaaccaaacaaacaaacaaaaaaaaaaaaaaagagaactctTCTACCACATCATGGCACACACTCTGTTTGAACATCGTAATTAGTTACTGCTTTGGGCTCAGTGCAGCCATTTCTTGGGAGCTGTCATTTGCAATTAGGGTGTATTTTCACTGAGACCTGAAACTCACTCATTTCCTAACACAACATAAGCAACATACAACTTCAGAGTCAAGGCTGTCTGCGAGCCAAACTCATGACAAATGAACTACCAGTGGTACAATATGAAAAGCGACTtagaacaaataatttatttcacaatTACTTTACAAGACAGATGAGCaaatcttttgcttttaaatttagaaaaacaagaaaccagctgaaaaacatTTGGGAGGAGGGAAAGTACAGAATACGTGAAATAACTGACTTTGAAATATCTTTcccaagaaaacaaagggaTTGTTGAAGGCTTTATATCCCACCACTTACCTACACAAAACTGAATATATCTCCAAAAGATTAGATACTCGAGGAAATGGATGCTTCTGTAAAAGAAGAACGTATTAGAAAACCGACCAAGACAGACCTCATGGTAAGTGAACTCATCTGCTGGTACTGCCGATTCATTAAATGAGAACTAAAATCAGAATGTCTCAGGGCAACAATCACAGTTCTGTAACCACAGAGCACTGAGGAAAGATATCCTCTCTTTTGGGCGAAAGACAAGCATTACCTCCAAATGTAAAGACCTTCACATCTTACCTTCCAGACAGATTTTGTTACAGTCTTGGTGTCTATGAGGACAGGAAACAGGTTgtgaatgtttcttttaaactcctcatagctttctgaaagcaaaacacatgTGAAGAAAGACAGCATAGAACTGAGGGAAAGCCAATGGTATTGCAAATGAGTAAAAAAAGAGAGGTGAAGCCAGAGCAACAACGTACTGCTCCAACAGTTAAAGCTCCGAAGAGGCAACTAGTACTGCTGCTTGCCAAGCACTGTGGGTGGCAAGTGACCACTGCCGCATCCCCattgcaaaggcagcagcctggggacagcacCTATGTACAGCATTACCTGGAAGGGGCTTGTAGAACTTGTCATGAAGATGCATAAGGTCCATAAGCATGTTATGTCCCACCAGGGGCTAtgggaaaaatacaaacataacAGCCCATTGGAGCatatttttgaagaaagctCAGAGACAACCAGCTCTCATGCTCAACACACTCAACAGCTATAACCCTTTCCTCTGGCAGACAGCATCCACACACTCACCCAGTCATTCAGGCTGCAAGGCTCACAGGAAGAttactgctttcagaaaataagacTTGTGGATTCACGGAGTGgagtattttttccagaagcatTCTATTTTCAGTGGACCTAAGGAGCTAGGTGGATTCATAGTTCAACTGAACGCTGGTAAAAACCTTCCAGCGATCACATTTATAAGCTCACTCACAAAGGCAGGGACAGCCTTTGCCTGCACATCACACAGTCTTCTGAAGCTGAGATTCATTCAATCATCTGCATACAGAACAGAAGAATTCCCACATATAATCAGACCAATGGTCCACTGGGTTCAATAAACTGGTCTGtcacatgctgaaaaaaaagagtaacttGCCCAAAAGGCAAGAATCTGCTCAGCTTCCTTAGATGGTGATTCATGCTGTGTAACACAAGGATTTTTAACATTGCAGACTCCTGCATTTTCtcaaatgaaataagaaatacattGCAGAATGGGTTCTGGTTCCCTCTCCCCTGGCTGCACTTGGATTGCAGCAGTAATAGAAAAGTAACACAGGGAAATCAAGTGTTTGGATCCGTAATTCTGAGCATGCTTTGGGAGCGGGACCTGGTCAGTAAGAAGATGAAATGTTTAACACTCATTTTTCCTAACCATGACTGCAACGTAAGTATTCATCTCGGTTTTACTGACAACCGGACAGGATGGTCACACCGAATGAGGTGAGTCGTTTAATACAAATTACTACTTTATCTTTTATCATCCCTCTACATCCAGTGTAGCAGAATAAGGAAGAGAGTTAAAATGGGATTAGGGATAAGGTATTTTACCTTCTTGGCTTTAACAAGTGTCTGGAAGAGGTTAGTGAAGCCCCGGGCAGATAGGAGAATGAGCTCCTTCCGGCAGGAGTCATAAGGAGAGTTCTCCAGAAGCCAACGATGCTGTGGACTCACTTTTTTCACCATTACCTGAAAAGAACAGTTATTGGGTATCTCAGCATCCCATGCTAGTTGTATGTACATTGCTTACTGGGGTTCAGTAATGCTGAGGACAAGTTCAGCTTGTAGGCTATGAAGGATGGAGAAATAGTGCATCCCCCTGGGAGCACAGGACTGTCTCACTTCTCTTTCGTATGGAGACCAGTGCTCCAGTAACAGAAGAGACCTGCTATAAGGGTGTCTTattaatgcttctttttttaagaggaCAGTTCCTACCACAGGCTTTTTTGGAGCACAAACAAACATAATTCAATGTAACTTGATACAAATATGGTAAGTTGGTAAGTTCATGGCACCAGAAAACCCGCCAGCAATCACATAAACCGAGTCCCCAAAGGCTACACTTCAGATGAGAAGGTTGAGTAAATCTGTCACTCTGTTGACACTGGTTATCAGACCAAAATAGTaccaatgaagaaaaaaaaaatacctccaTGATCTACTTTAAGCAACTGACTGGTAACATACTCATACAACATTTTGAGAAGTCCACAGCCATAgatttaattcagaaaaaaatgcaccaaaTGTAAAATAGCAATAGCAAAACAGCAAGCCACAGAACAGACAGAGTACAAGCCTTCAAAGCAACTACATGGCAAAAGTcatcaaaggaaaaacaccaaaaaaaaggctACAAACTGTACATTCTTGTAGAGGTATTGAAAGAGAGATCTAGCAAGGTCTGGAGACACAGAGAGGGTCCCCTCCAGAAGTGCCCCAAGGACAAGCACTTCCAGCTCAAGGTATTTTGTGGCTACAGGACAAACAGAAACCAAAGTTACTGAGTTTTCCGGATTTCTTTTCTTGGGATCCCATAATGAACAGTTCCCAGAACATTCTTTTGTCACAGTCTTCTCCTCCTGGACCCtatcattaaaagcaaaagcaacattTCAAGGTCCCTGCAAGAATGCCAGTCCTATCTGTCTAGATAGAAACCCTCTTTTCAAAAGGTCCACATCTCCATCTCACCTTCTTGTCTCCAAGAGGTTGTGTCCAAACATTTTGGAGAGCTTGTCTCAGAACCAGCTGAACTTCAAACACCTGATAGCCtgagacaaaagagaaaaaaagaaaagtaaaaacttcATAGGTACAGACAAGCCTATTTAGGAAACCACATTTTTCTAGGCAGGACTGACCAGATGCTTCTCCCCCACTGTACATACAGCATATACTCCCGAATGTATGATCTTGGTACATTGCCATACATgatgacagcaaaaaaaacccaaacaaacaaacaaaatccccacaaacaaacaagaaacaccaccccaccccattcccagaaaaaaactacaaacaaatgaaacaaaaacaaaacaaaaaaaaaaaaaacaaacaacaaaaaaggtcaCAGCAATAATAAGCTTTAGCAAGgacacagaggaaaggaaaagactaactgaaaaagaagagggaCGAAGACTACTATCACAAAAAAGACCATCTGTGATTTTGGAAGGTTTCGGTGCAACACACACAGAAGCCAAGCATGTATTAGagggaaaaatgcatttccccCCACAGATGATAAGGAACTAGCCCAGTCCCCTTCTGAACAGCATTCAAAAAAGACACCTTAATTAGTCTTACTGTTTACTTAATAGTCTGTCTTGTCACAGGTGCTCACCATTGCCAGACCCTATTAAAATATTAGTATCATATCTACTACAGCTGAAAAAGCagatacaaaacacagcacactCTCCAACCCCTGTATTTCAcactctgcaaaaaaaaaaacccaacagacaaAACCTTAAATACTTTCTGTCCTTCGTaaccttttctgtattttattcccTGATCTAGAGTGTCAAGATTTGGTTTCTGTGAGCAAACCTACAAACTCTTTCTCTGCTACAATTCCCTGTCCCTCAGCTCTATAGTGCACTGGCATATATAACTCCTTGATGCTCCACATGAGACAGAACAAACTCTGAAAGGAGACCTGCTGTTCACTtctccaaggagaaaaaaaaacaaaaaccagaccACCCAGGatttaaaacaagtttaaaaGTTTTCCTGATTCAGAACAACTACAAATTCTTCAGTTCCTGCTCAGAAGAAGCACAAAATGGAAGTCAGTTACCAAAAAGCATGGTCCAAGTACCTAGACATTCACTTCACTATAGGAAAACTCACCACCCCAGTGGAGCAGAAAGGCAGAGCCCAGAGCTGAATGCTgacaggagcagaggcagagacagGGCAAAGAGTTGTAAGAGCAGGATGGGCACAGGTGCCCATCTCAACAGGTTCTCTCTCAACAGAGCTGTTTAACAGAAGAGGTAGCGAAGGACAGTAGCAGCCCCAGAGGTTCAGGAGATGTGATAAAGCCACTCAGAGCCCACAGATGCCCAAGGGAGGCACCCCGTTTCATACCGCTCAGATCCTGCAGAATCAGagtctcctcttcctctgctgcacCCACCCAACAGGTCACTTCATCAATAGCTTTCTTCAGCACATCCCTGTTCACAACACTAAAGCAGGATCAGGTGGAAAGAGGCAAAGCGTGAGAAAGAGCTCTTTACCATATACTTTGCTGTGGGAATGCAAAAGCATCACTTCCCAACATTCACCCAATTCTCCAGACTACATCCTGTGATCTCAGTCTTCCTTTGGAGAGACCACAGTGTGCTGGAAATGCTGGTGACAAGACATTCAGGCCAATAGGCTTTAATATTTCTACAGAACGCGATCCTAGTGAAGGTAAGCTGTCAACACAGTCAGTACTGAGGACCCACCTCTCTAAATAGTGCTCACCTGCTGATGTTCCAGCTACCCGCTAAGAGATGCTGGCTAAAGATCTTCTCCTGTACCTCATTCATGTATGGGATTCCATCTTTGAGGAActgaggtggggggggggggggaaaaagctaGGCTGGTTACTCTCCCTTGGACTTTCTTGCAGCAAATCAGAGAACAGCAGGTTAGCCAGGTCCAAAACCTGCATATACTTCAAAGATGCTGCTGTGCCTCATTCTCAGAATATCCTCTTCAAAAATATAAACTGTAGGTAATCCAAGATGCATTCTTACATAAAGGAAGCATGTTTAGatatggaggaaagaaaaggatttttgtcaactgtaatattattttttttgctctgcttttacCTTTCCTTCAATGAGATACTTCAAGGGTCAAAATACCGATACCAAAAAGTCAGAGACAAAACTCTAATTCTTAGTTTGGAGTTTTAGACAGCAGGCGTTCTTTATTTTTGGCACCAGATGCATGGGGGACGACATGCCCAACATGCATACTGACTCTCTTCACTGTTTATCTTTATATGGCCGATCTACGCACATTAATGACATTTCGGAGAAACGATTAGCATATTCATTACAGTTCCAAGAACTACTTATCATATCTACACCCTTACTACGCATGTGTGGCCTAACGGGTCAGGGGTCCTCCAGTGGTTGTTTGGGATATCTTTATCCGTTCTTCATTCTCctctttgtcatcttcctcttcttatTCTTTTCATGACCTTCCATTCTTCTGGCCCTCTTTCAGCACTCTGGGGTCACATCTTGGTTTCAGACTGGTTCTTATCTACTTAGTAAACTATACAATGCAGTGTTCTACTAGTAGCTAAACTACATAATACAGACTTGTACAGCTGGGCAACATTGTGGATACATAGCTACAACATTTACAGCTAAGCACACTGGTAAAATTCCTCCAGTATCAACATCATGATGCTTCCTGTCCAAAAATTGCTAGAAGTGCTCTTACGAGATGACATAGTCTGAATTTTATGGGAAATGTGGTAATATGTAAGATGCAGGTAAACTGAGATTTCCCCACCTTCATGGCTAGTAAAAATGCCCACTGGGGTCTGTTCAGTAACTCTTTGGCTCACCACAGacaggtttcctttttttgaggTGGAGAAATCTGTATGGCTGACATACATGGGATTATTGCCTCTACAGCAGTTCAGAAAAACCAGCACTCACTCTCCCTGTTGATAATGAACCACATGATGTGTTCATACTTTAGCGAGATGCTGTTTACCCCAGAAATGTAGCATTTAGGGATATTAATCCTAATTTCTCCTGTAATTGCACAGACTTCCTCTGTTCTAGATTTCTGGCAGAAAGATTACATACCTTATTATAGTCAAAGCCATAATGAGACAGGAACTGAATGCTAGATGCAGAGAGGGCAAATTCAACATCCGTAACTCCCCATgttgaaggaaagagaaaaaagttgtaTGAATGTACCACATACctacaatgaaaagaaaaatatgtctaGAAGGTAATTGTAAGAAATAACTCCTCGCAAGAGAATTCTGCATAAAATCTCAACTGCACTGTCATAATTAagacagaaaactgctttttaactTACTTGTTCGAATTTTCATTTGAGAATATTGCCAGCCCTGCAAGAGAGAGAAATCTCTGTTGAAATGGCAATGTTTAGCTAGATGTCTACAGATACTGTGAAAATTAGATAATGGCTGTAgggatcccccccccccccccccccccccgatggAGTACATGTTTTCCATTCACTAACACCACAATGCAAATCTTAACAGCAACTGCCAGGCCACTCCCCTGCTCCCTGAAAGTGAAACAGGGACAAGCTTTTAGTGTTAAGTGGGAGAAGGAATAGAGTCTGATAAAATAGCAAATAGACTGAGCATTGGGTGAGAAGAGGCGAGTTGGTGATGAAAATCTCCAACTATGCATACATAGGTCTGTGGGTCCAACTACACCACAAAAGGGTTTGGAAGGAGCTAGGCACCACAGAGGactgaaacatgttttttaCCACTtaggttcttttttttctattaatccCTAAAAAGCACATTAAGATCTTACATAGCCTAAGTCTTTGAACAATATTTTAAGCGGTTTTGGAGCCGATTTCTTGACCTCTAACTGGTTCTTAACCGTTAATAACCCTCCTCTACCACCACAGGCCCTTTCTtaagctgatatttttttttttatttaggaatATCAGAAATACTAGCCTTCATGTTCTTCTAACAGTCCCCTTACTCATACACTACACCAACTGCCACAGCTTTGACTAGGAGCTTGTCCCCTGCTTCTTGCTTGCATCCTGTTTTAAAAGCCCTGTATTAGTACCTGCCATCTTTAAATATGAACAACTTTAGACCAGTAAAAAGTATATGGCCCACCCGACTCTACATTATTTAAAGTACTGAAAAGTTGATATAATTCAAACATcagagtgaaaataaaaaaaaaaaccaaaacctaccACAGCAAACAAATGTCTCTGTAACAAGTGAATTAAAAccaccagcacctgcagggCCTGCCAGCTTGCAAAAGGGCAGCTCCCACTAAGACCTCGGGAGATTATTTTCTGTGTCAGAACAGCACTTACCAAGCTGAGTAACAGTGAAGCGCTGAATGCTCTGCCTGGCCTTCAAGTACAGTTCCACAGGGGAATCAAACAGGCTAcgaacaaaaccagaattggAGGGAATGGAAACAAGGAGGTTTGCAAATACACAGGCAGCTCTCCCAGAGCTAGAGCAACAAGTACCCCTCACATTTCCAGCCCAACAGCTTTTACCTGGGCTTGTTATTTTGGGTGGCAGTTGAATGTAACCCAGTAAACTCCATATCAATGGCTGGGACgtggaaaggaaacaaaaaaaaatatgaaatacgAAGCAGGTACTTTGCCAGCATCAGAACAAGAATCTCCAGAACACCTCTCTATGCCGTAACCTGTGTCAAACCCACAGCTCAAGAAAAAAGGCAACTGAGATGAGAGTGTGTATAGTTAACACACACCACGACCCCCAGCTCACTGCGCTGCGGCCAGCACGGCAGAGGGCTCGCTCCCCACCGCCGCTGCCCGCTTTAACGCCCAGCGCCCCAGAGCTCGCCCTACGTGTACACACCAGCGCCATTATCTGCGCAAATACGCCTCAGCGCCAGCCACGCCGGAGCCTGGCCCTGCGCCAAGCGGCTCGCAGACAGCGGGGACCCAGCCGAGAGCCCCCCGGCCGCGGCTCACCCAGGAAGGCGGCGCGGCGGACGCGGCCCCGCAGACGCGGCAGGCGCCGCTCGAAGGCGGCCGCCCCCATCTCCATGGCGGGCTccgcgctgccccggccctgcgcGCCTGCGCACACCGCCGCCGGGGCGACCCTCGCCCGGATTTAAGGAATCAGGCGGGCCGCAGCCATGGGAAGCGCAGGCTGAGCCGGGCGGGAGGGGACGGGACGGGGCAGCCGCCGGGCACTGAAGGCGGGAGGGTGAGGCTGGAAGCGTACGAGGCCGGGGAGCCGCCGCGCGGGGCCCTCACTCGCGCCGCCTCATCTTCGCCAGTAAAGCTCGGGCAGCTACGCCGTCCCCGAGCCATTGAACATTACGAAACGGCACCAGCTGCTAGGTAAATTAAACGCAGTAAAACACCAGGATGATTTTTAAGAACGCTCCGGATTCAGCCGCTGGCGGAGAGGAGCGCGCCGAGCCGGAGCCCGGGCCCCGCTGAGAGGGGCCGCGCCGGGagcgccgccggccccgggcaggggaggggagctgAGCTGGCGGCACCGGCCGGCGGCCACACGGCGGGACACGCAAAGGGAAAGGGGCTTCTTACCCCCTGCGGCTGGCATTTGTGCTGCTTCCCTCCTAGACGGGTGGGGCTGAAGCAGTTCAGACCTAAGGGGCTGCGAGAAAGCTGCAGGGATGAGTTGGGGGAGTTTGATCTTTTTACCAAATGTAGCACATAACTTTATTACGATTCTAAACATTGACATGATTACTGTATTTCGCTAAATTAGACTGGCAGTGTACAGGGATCGAGTATCTAAGCATTTCCAGGGTTCAGGTTagaacaaatgcaaaatcaagTATGAAAAATAGAACATACTTTAAAATTCCTGAATTCTTAAGTAAATTCTGTTAACCTGTCCAGCTGAACTATGGCAACAGTTTATTCTAGCCTTAAAGGTGTCGATAATTTTAGGATCAAGAATATGACATAGTCCCgtccatttaaaaacattttattgtaaGACGTCACATTCCAactttttccagctctgaacCTTCACTGTGCTGCTACGTGCACCTAAAGAAGTGATCGTTGTTCCATGGAAGGTTTTCCCAACAGTCTCCATTTTACCGATAGATTCTTTGTGGCTCACGCAGAACGACACCACCCTCCTCCATAGCTTTTTCAAATTCCTGAATCTTGTTTAAAAGATAGAgacacaaataaatacaaagaaaaagcaattggCACCAGAATACCAACAGGGACATGTTACATGGAAGGGCAGAGGTTAACAGTCTCACTGAAGCATAATTCCAGGAACCGCAGCTTGTCAAAGCTACCCTTTTGAGCATTGCAAGAAGGGATTGTCAAGCCACGTAAGCAAATTAATGGTGAAGTAAAATTAATGcttaaaaaggaacaaagagCCAAATAAGTGTAAGGAGATGGGTACTTGCCGAGTCACAGCGACGCTCCCAGGGGATAACAGCTTTGAAGTTCACAAAGTTGATTCCTGCTTCCAAACACCGCTGCGCCATTACGCGGCCAAGGTTTTTGCATGCTGCTACTCCCTTAGGACTATATAGGTGTCTCTTTATGGCCCACTCTCGGGTAGAGGCAGATACCACAATATCCCCATTGGGGCGCTCAACAAAGGCTTCTACATAATGCTGTGTGCGCTCAAGCCGTAATCTGGGTGCAGGGAAGAAATAACATGGGATTGTGATGTCTTTTCCAGATGCAAAGAGagaacacacacaaatgctAAAAGGCATTAAGTGATTCACTTCATGAAATGGAATGTACTAGAACTATTAATGTAATAATGAATTCTTAATATTGCTTTTATTACCTAGGATTTTGCTTATTGGGACATAAAATAGGACTCATTATTAGTTCAGTAGAGCGAAATTCCAAGAGCAACTTTTCACTTGTTACTCAGGTGCACAGTCCTACACCAACTCACGCCAGCACTCCAAACCAAGCACTGTACACCTGCACGGCGTGCTGCAGTGATCTATTACCCAGATCAAGGAAACTGCTCCAgcagaaatgtaatttcaagTTTGCTACGCAGTCTCTTACAGGCTTGTGCTTACATGGCAAATTAACTTGTCAGGATCGGCAAGTGATCAAGCAGGACTTCTTAAGCCATAACACACAACTAAAGTATTGGGAGCAACTATTTCTTACTGTACTGAGACAATATCAGATTTCCAAGTATGAACACATTGGACATACTTCTCAcctcaaaataaattattttgaatgctCAAGTTAAGAACTACTTAATGcaatcagcattaaaaaaaaaaaacaaactgcccaacacaaaacccacatacacacccacccacccaccagaTGATTACAGTGCCTCAAATAAAACAATGATGCATGGTCAGCACAGGACTAGGAGAATCCCAAGTCAAATGGCAGTTGCTTAAGCCATGTTACTGCTACCTTAACAGGAGATGGAAAGATCTTCACCGCATATGCCAACTTTAACATGATGCTAGCCTACTGTTCTCTGAACACAAAAGATACCTAGAATAAGAACAACTAAGGGGGCAACTGATTCAGCAACCCAAAAAGCATATTTTGTAGTATTTCCACCTGGTGttttttctggggtttggttttgttttgtttgttttcatttggagtCTTAATTTCTGCTGGTGACCTTCTGACTCACCTATGCCAGAATTCACGCTTTGGCCATGTCGTCTTCCAGCCACGCTCCTTCCTAGCCAGGGCCAACTGCTCCAAGTTCCGAGGATTCCTGTTAGTAAAGTCTGGGGCAACAACCTCATTTTCGCTTGTGTCCGCTTCGGTCTCAATTTTGAGACTGGCTGTAGTtgacacaaaagaaaaactttgggggaaagcaggaaaaagatcccacagacttaaaaaaaatataaagtagT
Proteins encoded:
- the PNLDC1 gene encoding poly(A)-specific ribonuclease PNLDC1 isoform X3 is translated as MEMGAAAFERRLPRLRGRVRRAAFLAIDMEFTGLHSTATQNNKPSLFDSPVELYLKARQSIQRFTVTQLGLAIFSNENSNKYVVHSYNFFLFPSTWGVTDVEFALSASSIQFLSHYGFDYNKFLKDGIPYMNEVQEKIFSQHLLAGSWNISRDVLKKAIDEVTCWVGAAEEEETLILQDLSGYQVFEVQLVLRQALQNVWTQPLGDKKVMVKKVSPQHRWLLENSPYDSCRKELILLSARGFTNLFQTLVKAKKPLVGHNMLMDLMHLHDKFYKPLPESYEEFKRNIHNLFPVLIDTKTVTKSVWKKHPFPRVSNLLEIYSVLCSSNLNSKDSACPVITPASDCSRYAEKKCPHEAGYDAFLCGSVLLKSAHLLLCGYTDDAVEVDSSFSRYLPVLAEYLNKVNVIRGGVASINFSGEDAPCQRPPLLVVHVRGWSGLNERQIRQEFKAFCHFDVRRLSKDQFLLLSNKFKHVRRVLRDANHPPRLGVSIYRHWRHSPSISCLLQVSGIVALWSLLAFVLGGAPCCSF
- the PNLDC1 gene encoding poly(A)-specific ribonuclease PNLDC1 isoform X1, whose product is MEMGAAAFERRLPRLRGRVRRAAFLAIDMEFTGLHSTATQNNKPSLFDSPVELYLKARQSIQRFTVTQLGLAIFSNENSNKYVVHSYNFFLFPSTWGVTDVEFALSASSIQFLSHYGFDYNKFLKDGIPYMNEVQEKIFSQHLLAGSWNISSVVNRDVLKKAIDEVTCWVGAAEEEETLILQDLSGYQVFEVQLVLRQALQNVWTQPLGDKKVMVKKVSPQHRWLLENSPYDSCRKELILLSARGFTNLFQTLVKAKKPLVGHNMLMDLMHLHDKFYKPLPESYEEFKRNIHNLFPVLIDTKTVTKSVWKKHPFPRVSNLLEIYSVLCSSNLNSKDSACPVITPASDCSRYAEKKCPHEAGYDAFLCGSVLLKSAHLLLCGYTDDAVEVDSSFSRYLPVLAEYLNKVNVIRGGVASINFSGEDAPCQRPPLLVVHVRGWSGLNERQIRQEFKAFCHFDVRRLSKDQFLLLSNKFKHVRRVLRDANHPPRLGVSIYRHWRHSPSISCLLQVSGIVALWSLLAFVLGGAPCCSF
- the PNLDC1 gene encoding poly(A)-specific ribonuclease PNLDC1 isoform X6 produces the protein MKIRTITDVEFALSASSIQFLSHYGFDYNKFLKDGIPYMNEVQEKIFSQHLLAGSWNISSVVNRDVLKKAIDEVTCWVGAAEEEETLILQDLSGYQVFEVQLVLRQALQNVWTQPLGDKKVMVKKVSPQHRWLLENSPYDSCRKELILLSARGFTNLFQTLVKAKKPLVGHNMLMDLMHLHDKFYKPLPESYEEFKRNIHNLFPVLIDTKTVTKSVWKKHPFPRVSNLLEIYSVLCSSNLNSKDSACPVITPASDCSRYAEKKCPHEAGYDAFLCGSVLLKSAHLLLCGYTDDAVEVDSSFSRYLPVLAEYLNKVNVIRGGVASINFSGEDAPCQRPPLLVVHVRGWSGLNERQIRQEFKAFCHFDVRRLSKDQFLLLSNKFKHVRRVLRDANHPPRLGVSIYRHWRHSPSISCLLQVSGIVALWSLLAFVLGGAPCCSF
- the PNLDC1 gene encoding poly(A)-specific ribonuclease PNLDC1 isoform X2; this translates as MEMGAAAFERRLPRLRGRVRRAAFLAIDMEFTGLHSTATQNNKPSLFDSPVELYLKARQSIQRFTVTQLGLAIFSNENSNKYVVHSYNFFLFPSTWGVTDVEFALSASSIQFLSHYGFDYNKFLKDGIPYMNEVQEKIFSQHLLAGSWNISSVVNRDVLKKAIDEVTCWVGAAEEEETLILQDLSGYQVFEVQLVLRQALQNVWTQPLGDKKVMVKKVSPQHRWLLENSPYDSCRKELILLSARGFTNLFQTLVKAKKPLVGHNMLMDLMHLHDKFYKPLPESYEEFKRNIHNLFPVLIDTKTVTKSVWKKHPFPRVSNLLEIYSVLCSNLNSKDSACPVITPASDCSRYAEKKCPHEAGYDAFLCGSVLLKSAHLLLCGYTDDAVEVDSSFSRYLPVLAEYLNKVNVIRGGVASINFSGEDAPCQRPPLLVVHVRGWSGLNERQIRQEFKAFCHFDVRRLSKDQFLLLSNKFKHVRRVLRDANHPPRLGVSIYRHWRHSPSISCLLQVSGIVALWSLLAFVLGGAPCCSF
- the PNLDC1 gene encoding poly(A)-specific ribonuclease PNLDC1 isoform X7, coding for MKIRTSMWYIHTTFFSFLQHGELRMLNLPSLHLAFSSCLIMALTIISVVNRDVLKKAIDEVTCWVGAAEEEETLILQDLSGYQVFEVQLVLRQALQNVWTQPLGDKKVMVKKVSPQHRWLLENSPYDSCRKELILLSARGFTNLFQTLVKAKKPLVGHNMLMDLMHLHDKFYKPLPESYEEFKRNIHNLFPVLIDTKTVTKSVWKKHPFPRVSNLLEIYSVLCSSNLNSKDSACPVITPASDCSRYAEKKCPHEAGYDAFLCGSVLLKSAHLLLCGYTDDAVEVDSSFSRYLPVLAEYLNKVNVIRGGVASINFSGEDAPCQRPPLLVVHVRGWSGLNERQIRQEFKAFCHFDVRRLSKDQFLLLSNKFKHVRRVLRDANHPPRLGVSIYRHWRHSPSISCLLQVSGIVALWSLLAFVLGGAPCCSF